Sequence from the Rutidosis leptorrhynchoides isolate AG116_Rl617_1_P2 chromosome 3, CSIRO_AGI_Rlap_v1, whole genome shotgun sequence genome:
AAACATTTGAGTAACTTCATTAGATTGCAAAAATTTTGTCTATTCCACTCACCAAAGAAAATGGTATCGTCCACGTATTGCAAGTGAATAATTGGAATATTATCGGACCCAATTTCAACCCCTTTGTAAAGCCCGCTGTTGTGGGCTTGTTTGGTAAGAAAACTTAGACCTTTCGCCGCAATGTTGAAGAGAAACGGGGATAAGGGGTCCCCTTGTCTAACCCCTCTTTCGATATTGAATTCATTTGTGGGTGACCCGTTGATTAGAATAGATATTGAAGCGGATTGGAGACATGCTAACATCCACTTCCTCCATCTTTCCCCGAAGCCCATCCGTTTCATCATTTCTAAAAGGAAGTTCCAATTAAGGATATCGAAGGCCTTCTCGAAGTCAACTTTAAAGATGAGGCTTTTTCTTTTGCTTTTCTTTAGGTATTCGATTGATTCGTTTGCAATTAAAGCTCCGTCAAGGATATATCGACCCTTCAAAAAAGCGGTTTGTTCTTCACTAATGAGACCCGGTAATACCTTTCGAATTCAGTTTGAGAGAACATCTGCAAGAATTTTGTAGTAGCACCCAATTAAACTAATAGAACGGTAATTGTTTAGATTCAGTGGGTCCGGTGTCTTGGGAACTAGAGTAACGAAAGACGCGTTGCATCTTTTAGATATCACACCTTCACGCCAAAACCAATTAAGAGCATTCatgagatcttctttgattaagtcCCAATAGAGCCTAAAGAATTTGAATTTAACACCATCCGGACCGGGTGCTTTCAAGCAACCGCAATCGTTAGTGGCTTCTAAGACTTCTACCTCACTAAAAGGTGTTTCTAAACTTGCTACCTACTCAGGATTAAGCTGATTTGACAGCAGCAAGCTCATAGAATGGTCTGTTAGCCTCATCTAGTTGTGATTTACTTTAGAAAATTGCAATTTGAAATGGTTATATGTTGTGTTTTTTATTAAATCGGGATCTTCGCACCAAGAACCATCAATATTGAGACCCCGGATGTTGCGTCTTGCAAGCCTTCTACGAATATAGGAATGGAAGTACCTCGTGTTTTCATCTCCTTCCACTATCCATTTAATTCGGGATTTTTGTTTTGCCATATTTCCtttaattttttctttttcgatccaCTTTTTTCTAGCATCAAGCCACTCGTGTCTTTCAGAATCATTCAATGGGTTGTTTTCGGCATACTTTTCCCATTTTTCTGAAATAAGTTTGAGCTCATCAATCTCCTTATCAATATGGCTGAACTTTTCTTTACTCCATTCTTTTAATGCGAATTTCACTTTTTTGAGCTTGTTACGAAAGTTGCAATCGTGCCTTTGACCCATGTTTGTTTCTGTCCACGCCTTCTTTATGACTTCCTTTGAAGCATCTTCATCCAACCATTCATCGAATATCTTTACCGGCTTGGGCCTAAAATCAACTTCTTTATTTGTCAAAACAATAGGACGATGATCTGAAAGCATACGTTCAAGAGCTAAAACCGAAACATCACTCCACATGTTGTTGAATTATTCGGAAATAAGAAATCTGTCAAGCTTGCTAAATTTGATCCCGTTGTCACATATTCTTGTAAACTTTTTGCCACAAAGAGGGACTTCAATAAGATGAGTGTTGTCTATGAAATCGTTAAACCATTTGGCTCTTCTATCCATAAAAACAAAACTTTGCCTTTCGAAAACATTACATACTTCGTTAAAATCTCCACAAAGAACCCATGCACCATCGTTTTGACCTACAAAATTCTCAAGACTCGCCCACATTTTCTTTTTGTTAGAATcatcatgaagaccataaacatttACTATATACGAAGTTTCATCCCTACCCCTCCATTTCCGCTTGATTGAAATGTAAAAATCACTATAATAATGTTGCTCGGTAGTAAACTCCTTCGGATCCCATAACAACATAATCCCACCCGACTTGCCAATTTTTTCTTTTTGAATAAACCCGATGTCATTTGACCCCCATAAACGATTGATGCATTTAATATCCACGCCGTTACACTTTGTTTCTTGAATAGCAACTACAAACGGTTTTTCACGAAAAATAAGTTTTCTAAATTCACCCACCGTACTGTCTTTACCTGACCCGAACCCCCTGATGTTTACTGATAAAACTTTCATAATTAAATTGATAAAAGCGAGGTAAAAGGGAAGTTTAGACCTTTGATGGGTTGACATCCCATTCAAGTCCGATTTGATTTGCAAATGTGCCAAGATCTTCACTGAGCTTGCAGCTACTCATAACTCCACACCCTGCCAGATTTTTTGATTTTTgttttctttgtttgttgtttttgTACTTCCTGTTTGAAGATACACTTTGATTGGATTCGCTAACTTTAGTATTCCTTCCCTTCAGTGAAGATTGACTACGAACTAAATCGGATTTACGATCGCTTTTATGGCCTGCTCTTGCTAAGCATTTGGCCCGCATAGTCAGTGATGACGCCCTCCAATTACCACTAATGGATCCTTTTTCACCTTTTTTGATCTCCTTTTTTTCACGACTCTAATGTTAACCCCGTCTTCGCACACGTCGTCCACTTCTATACCATCATCTGATTCAATTGAATCAGTGTCATCAACGTTATGATTGGTCTTGTTTTTGATAGTGAATTTAGGGTTGGTTTTCTTTTGGAAAGGCGTTTCAGTTTTAGTCGATTTGTTGGAGGTATCAAAGGTGTTTGGTATCAATTTCTCTGTGCCAGTAGGTGTGGATTTTGGATGTGGAGATTTTGTGTGGTTGATCTGTTGGGATGGATTGTTAGATGGCTTTGGTTGGGATGGGTTAGTATGTTTAATTGATTGGGTTGGGTTAATGGGAAAATTTGGTGTTTGGGATTTGTCAACGTTAACAGTTTTGGAGGTGGAAGTAGGCGTGGTGGgttggtgtgacaacccggaaatttctgaccaaatttaaactttatctttatattattccgacacgataagcaaagtatgttaagttgaatctcaggaagtgtaaactgtattcatacattcatttaaccttgaccaaaccctgacgattcacgaaccattataattggattggaaaatacacgtatatatgtatatatatatatatatatatatatatatatatatatatatatatatatatatatatatatatatatatatatatatatatatatatatatatatataatattaacttagtcaaaaaaaaacgtcctgatttaaaataatatattttaataaacaacgagtcactgatttatagaagcaaatgaccacaacgctcaattttataagttacattttttataaggtaatttattgatgagtaagtcaaattattaataagggtacacgtcgcgtaacgtaaaaggctagttttctaaacgtacgaaagtgcgttcgaaaaatcaaaagtggtacacgagtcgagtatcaacgtacgagtcaacggacctaaaattacaagtcaactatgtacatgaatataatataatatatatatataattaatataaattatatatatatatattatataaaataatatgtcgacaaacaagaaaacaaaaaaattgtgagctggattttggggccatgcgaccgcatgagaaataggcataaaacccatgcgatcgcatggcaatcagaattcagaaacattctataaattggtcagtttgctcaacacacacacacacacacatattaatatctatattactccgtattatattttatatttattatttatatttattatttatattattattattattattaagattaatattattattaatcttatagttaggagtattattattagtattattatacataaaatactacgacgaggtcgtgagcgaattattttcaaacaagcctttcgagagggatagagctagagaaactatgggttatagttatggaggttatgggtaatgctcatgggtattgttcacaagttaaacctagtgtttatcatctctgttgcgtctacgtactttcctgcaatattgaatcacaatattgatacgtgagcattcatatcttatcttttatatattatttgtgtatccatgtctagtgctcgagtatatatatttatgcatgcttgtatgataaatttcgtcgttaaacagtttatgatgaatcacgaattaaatacatatattactgataaaaggtatatgatatgcatgtttttggaaagctggcgaaaaatcaataacttttcatttagaaatcgcgtaatttcgatgaacgaattaaaagatatggtcaactgaattatgattgacgttaattggaattgctttcgaatctgtaattaatatttaaacaacctgtttacgaGAATGCTAAATTGggtttttgaatactactagccgagaaaatgaattcttaaataaggcatgtctcgttttgttgaacaatggtcaaaattgattgttttatcatattttaaagccttataaaaactatagtctaattttacaagaactggaaaactatgtgaaatgttaaaatgtttcgattatcataatcatttaactatagtattgaatcagattgactttttgaaatgactgtggataactattgtatgtcgatctcgagcattaggattgtgatacactatgacctgacctagcttgatagacatttattgaccaacatatgttctctaggttgagatctatgattatttggtaatccgagtttcggtcacattacgatgaacaactttatgtgatgctaaggtgagtttcatttgctccctttttaattacttttgcaatctatatttttgggctgagaatacatgcactttattttaaacgcaatggatacaagtacatactaaattcaacactgagtttgaaccgaaaatcccttagctttggtaactagtaactgccagttataagaactggtgggcgcgagtagtagtatatggatccatagggcttgatatccccgtccgagctagagcactagccttttaacggacgtatgctatttgagaagcgtacacgttggtttgcatgtattattaagatgattatacaaagggtacaaattatatatacgttaagtttagttaccagggtgctcaatcttgtagaatattttgataaacgtttctggatgaaacaactgaaatcttgtggtccacctttatatacagattatgcgaaacactaaaactatgaactcaccaacctttgtgttgacacttgttagcatgtttattctcaggtttctagaagtcttccgctgtttgcttatatgttagacaagctaagtgcatggagtcttacatgacatatttatcaaggaaacgttgcattcaccaaatcatcaccatgtatcttattttgactacattgtcaacggaagtatcattgtaaactattatattacggtgattgtctatatgtagaaatcatcagatgtcgaaaacctttgatttaaatattcatttatggtgtgccttttcaaaagaatgcaatgtttataaaacatatcatatagaggtcaaatacctcgcaatgaaatcgatgaatgacgtgttcgttcatatagatttggagcgatcgtcaaagttggtatcagagcttgaggtcatagggaaccagaatttgcattagtgtgtttaactggtaattgttaggatacattagtgagtctggactatgaccgtatttgttcTTACCAATTttcgcttatcatttcttgtcgaaaattacctgtgtatcatcttaagtctaaatgcgtcttattgcattgattgcatagatagtatagacaaaattcatatcttagcgtatctgttactgtaaacttttcctgacaccttccgaaaatttctccgtgatttatggaatttggtattatatatacatatataaattatgtattgaagaataccaaactaaattctataatctaattcaaatCAAAAATcaactccctaattatacaagatggatccggtatctagttcaaattccttaaactccgacagctattccgatatggatattcacctgaattccgaagacagtgtaaccggaatggatcaaccaatcagccatcacctattctggatgaattggggatgggttcataacctgcttagtcattggagacaagaagaaggtgatcccttccatccaccacatttccctcttggcgagaaacctgaagcacttaccggcgaacttgttcgtaataccattttctctctcatttccagagtgtcccgtcacgattatatattatctcaaattctagatcttattcgtccactcgtccaaaccgacaatcaccccggtgtaatagaagaggtcaacgagcttcgcgctcgggtagtggctttggagaatgtggtgcaaaggttacaagcaccagcagcagcaccgacagcaacagtaccaccatcagcaacaccaacagtaccatcaccaccaccaacaacaacacccgcatcccacacctcaacatcacaatctgtacctcgaacatcaacgtcatacgcaccatagataccaagggataccaacaacaacaaacgatgaagtattgattcataacttcatcgaagaaatattttgcagagaatatgtagtttctaaaagttttagagattatatattctagtcctagtcgaaaaccagatgagattaatattatgttaactcattaaatccatgattacatctaagaaaaatatatatgtaggtatattttcataaagaatgtaattaagaaaactcgtttgtacaaactgttaacggtgagaatattttaacgggtagataatacccgagagatatataaattcacaattaatatgttacattcttcaattctgattcagtaactcatcaactatattcactactttatACATTTTTCTCCCTAAAaaccagaacaaccattctcatttaaattcaattacatattctgattttaacatatcagaatccaatgcgagatataaccgatatcatcactcttagatttctacatctttcaaagctgtattttgatttcaaaactgtgttagaacatca
This genomic interval carries:
- the LOC139899793 gene encoding uncharacterized protein, with product MKVLSVNIRGFGSGKDSTVGEFRKLIFREKPFVVAIQETKCNGVDIKCINRLWGSNDIGFIQKEKIGKSGGIMLLWDPKEFTTEQHYYSDFYISIKRKWRGRDETSYIVNVYGLHDDSNKKKMWASLENFVGQNDGAWVLCGDFNEVCNVFERQSFVFMDRRAKWFNDFIDNTHLIEVPLCGKKFTRICDNGIKFSKLDRFLISE